In Silene latifolia isolate original U9 population chromosome 6, ASM4854445v1, whole genome shotgun sequence, the genomic window CGTTAGCACTTGGCAAGTTCCCACAAAAGTCGTCAGAAACTACCTGTTAGGGGGGAGGTATGAGATTCGAACCAAGGACAAGACATCAGTACAGAAGGAAGCAATGATATATAAGGGAAAACCATTGCCGTAAGTCAATAAGAAGTATATACCGAGAATTTCAGTCTCCAAATCCCTATAAGGTACTCATTTAAGCAAAGCTTGCAGAAACTAGCTATAAACTACTACATCCATCCTATTTTCGCCTTTTGACTTTGATGGTCAACTTTGACCACTAAGCCCTTCACTATTGCATAATTTACAGTGTCAAATTTGTCATGTCGGGGATATAGCCATATAAGAAGTATAAAAAAGAGCCAGCACACCATACAGCATTAAGAAAGCATAAGTAAGACTGTAACAGCGTAGCATTCTAGGTTCGCTAGTACAAATGGGAACCAACAATGGACAGGAAAAAAAACCGAAGAGTTGTTGGATCATTACTTGTACAGACAGAACTTGTATTCTTGGCTCCTAACAAGATCCTTCTCTCCTTCCTCCAACTGCAGATTAGATCCAAATTATTTCAAAGAGAAAGTGTGAAACTGTATGAGTTATATTACCAAAAGATGTTGAGTAGATTGCCCTTACCGGATCGCTCTCATAGATAATCTCGTAACATCGAGGAGAAAGACATTTTAAAGCACAGTTTTCTTTTGCAATGATCGAGAATTTGCACTCCCGACCCCACAGGCCACTGGAAACAATTCAAGGAATCAAGTCAAACATATGCTATAACTGTGTATCAGAACAGCCACAATAACAATTTCAGATTCAAGAGTAAGCTAATCAAAATAAGATACTCTCGCTACCTCTCGATGTCAACATAGCAATCATCCTTCTTACTCCTTATTTCAGCATCCTGTCATCAAGAAATATACATGGTGACAAACAAGCTATTTAGAAACTGATAAGACCGTCTCACAGTATAACATGGTGAGCAGTTGAGCACCATGAACTGTTTTGTAGCTTTGGGTGAATTTTTCAACTTGGAATCTTAAAAGCTCACCCTCaaagggcattagcaatagacaaaCCCCAAATGAGGTTTGTCTAATGACACATCACTCAACACACAAACCTCTCTAATAACAAACCtcaatacaacaatagacaaacctCTTAAATATAGACAAACCTCATCAAAGTATACTACATGGGGTCCACTATCACTCACAACCAAAAACACAAACCTGTATATAAAATTGTAACCCTTATCATCCATAAACCTATAAACATTTGTTTAACAATAGGAGGTTTGTCTATGAACCTCTCAAATAGTGGACAAACCTCTTTGACAAACCTCCTATTGTGGATGTACCTATTTTCTCCTACGGACCTACGGTTGCACACTAGCACCAGCATTTCTATTCTTCCGTACACACCCCAACCACCAATATCTATTCCCTTATCCAGTTTCCAATGACAACCCAATAACGTAACCTTATCGTTAAACTGTCTCCCAAGAAATTTGTTCAAACTACCATATTTCAAGATTATCATTAATACGAAGAAAGAGAATTACAGAAATCGGAAGGTGAGATGACTTGCCGTAGACCACAGTACTACAAAATACAATGTGCATTGAAAGAACAAGCCACAAGAACAAATAACCATGAGCTTCAAACTTCCAAGCCATTCTCTTTAATGTCACAGTAATTTTTTCCCAGATTACCTGTTACAATTATATCCAGAATTTCACTGAATAAAGAACTCATGGCAGCTACATTTAAATGCATAAATTACAGCTAACAAacaagaataaatgaataattatcgtgtaaaaccgtcttacagtgTGAGACGGCCCTTTCAAAATAAAAACACTCAGAGAATATTTAAGCAGGAAAGTCTCAGACGGTTTCACACATAACTCAATTTGCTAGTCATAGTTCAAGGTAATCAAGCAAGATAGCAAAATTGAAACAACAAATTCAGCAACAAAAATCGATTCTTTACCAATTACTCCCCTCCCATCCCCTCTCAATTGTTCACCTTTTTATTCTTTGTAAGCGATATTgtaatcaaaagtaaacaaatgatcgagacgAAGTAATATACAACAAGGTATAACTAAAATAATTGTAAAGACCGTAAATTGTCTAATTCAATTGATGGGCAACTACATATCAATGATTTTGGAAATTGAGAGATTAACAAAAAGTGATGAATCAAAATTGTAATATATGATCTGAGATTGAATAAATACCAAATATACTTGCTGAATTTGCGAGCTTTTCTGTGAGCAGAACTTCGATTGATTCAGCTGTATGATTGAAATTGAGAAGTTTTAAGAAATTGTAAGCTTAATTTAGGGATTcagtaattagggtttgcttaCAATTAGGATTGTATTGATTGGGATTTTTGGGTAATTGTTTGGTTAATAATGGAGGGAAATTTAGGGACACTGGTAGACTACTAGACCGGTAGTTACCGACTTACCGTTCGTAAGTTACTGTTTTGTAGTATGCTCGTCGGCCGTAGCCTTGTAGTTGTAGAACTAAAACTTGAACCGATCGTAAATCCGATCGGATCCGTAAATTCTGGTCCACGACTTGATTGACCCAATCAGAATTGacttgttaattgtttatttttgaATTAAAATTCCAGTTGATTTATAGAGAAACATATTACGTATCGGATGTATTATCCCCATACCCttttagtttttgagtttatatgtatttttttgagTAACTAAAATTAATAAGTCATATAATATTTTTTTAATGTCAAAATTAATTGAATTTATACGTATATTTTTTTAGCAATGTTGTTTTTATTTTGCTTAATGTCTAAGTGAACGAGTTCAAAAACTCTATAGTAAAAACTCATATTGTtgtaaataaaactcaaaaaaaatatcataaaaCTTAGAAAACACAACATCAGATGTAGTACCTCTAATGTATAATCAATGAACTGATTCGTTCAGTTCGTTGATTAAAGATAAATCAAGAATATGGAGCATTGATTAATTAGTTATATTTggtatttatatattatatttgaaataataataataagtataaaaATATAATCATCTTACCAGTAATGaattttgtattttgaaatttgttATAAAATACTCCTTTCATCCTATTTTTATTATCCTACTTTTTATTTTGTGTGAATTtaagaaaaactaataaaatggAAATGACGAGTGATTTTTATTTTATATGCTTACTAGATTTTAGAAAATGAACAATTATTTTAGTATAAATTTTAAAGGAGAGGGGATAACCAAtttgggatggagggagtaaccTTTTAAAATATACTTGTAcaatatatttttaaaaaaatatacatATGAATATATTCCCTCTATTTCGGTATTTGTTTACTTATCACTCGTACATTTTTGGGTGTTTCATTAATCCGTTTACTTTTTACGTTGTAAATGTTTTTAATGGTTTCACAATTCACATTCATTATGATTCACTAGTCTCATTTCCTCTTCTTCGCCCTTGTGCCAAATTCGCCAAACTAGTGGTGAAGACGGGGAGAATATACAGTTAGGGTCAGTATTTTTTAAAAGACTAAGAAAAGCCAAGCAAGAACTCCAACATTTTTTGTTAATCTCTCTTAAAACAGATATATTCGTCTTAATGTTAAAACGGTTCAAGTATCACTCAACTTGTGTATATTATAAAAGATTTCTCTTTTGTATAATAAGATAATTCTGTTATTTTTTCCTATAcattctgcttttgttttattCTAACTAAATACGCGTCTTAAAATTCATAAAATATTTTAGCGTTTCCAATTTATGGTCAGTGGGTATTGACTTTTGAGTGACCTATTAGGTCGACTGAGGCTAACTTCGGCTAAATTTTAGCATTTGAGCAAGACAGCCAAGTTGGCCGTGACATATTGGTCATATAATAACAAGCAAGGCGCAAATCAATTACACTTGTTTGCCTCTCTtctatcacaaaatctcattgaagacggacgatatccgtcacaagtttgtgacggataccgtttcctctcacaaaatactcattgagaggtgagtgggaagcacatggggatgCCCCACCTTattccctctccctttttgtgagaggtcacaagcttgtgacgagattaacccgtcacaagcaagactagttgCTCTTCTATTGTATGTTAATCTATAGATATGTCATATGTCCTACCTTGTGGAAAAATGAGCAAATGATAATCTACTTATTATGTATAGTTTCATCACTATGGGGGATTAGCCTTTTTCTAAATGTTGTTCCAAACTTTTCAAGCCTAATTTGATGGCTTAAGCCTTAAGTTTATGATAATGCTAATAAACAaagttgttccgggtgtaattccagagcagttatttgttaccacccgtgcttgtagaatgatgtctttgattgaatcctcccttgggctctcctgaaacaatgaacaaactgagggctcggctttgcaccgagcgaactcactccgacgctcaagtcagtaaacttaaagagataagttgttgttacttggcgaagtatattttgtagagagataaggaagatattaccagatgaatagtgattcttaggttaaattctgGATCCTCTcttcaatgagagttgaggagtatttatagactttcaccttttgtcacgtagtggccaagtggctagcaggtggaaagactgatctaccctcggccgagggacccatggcaggccggcgggccctgttgactcgccgccgaggggtcttggatatgagttcgcggatatgtgccccggctggctagttgtcctagccgaggcacaagaggcaggccgacaggctgcgtcggttaaattttctaagtcgttgacttgcttgtggatatctttgaccttgctcaatatgttgacttggtcagcgggtgcagaatatgccccatcaatttgcccccagcgtagtctatgccgtggtatgggctccgatgtatgttgagcgtatattttGCGCAAGTAAAAAATTTTCTATCTCGgcctcttctacctcggcttggttctgcttaggccgtaccatatcccccctccacatggatgtgtaaagggcatccgatgtggaaaagagagtGACGCTTgtcgagaccagggttgagagtgccggttgtttttgattgcccccggccggtgctacctagcttggttaatCATGTGGCCGGaggagaacagatacttaggaatttgttgaggaagatgaataggcagagagaaatgaaggggcgtgttgaagacgcttggtcactgttgcattgattgacgttcaactgttgcaacgattgacattccgtggttgcatgtccgacacgtgtctgttcgctgattggctgacgtttcatgggccgtgccctgattggtccttcttcatgggctttcccctataaatagagcagttagtccctgaaattggccaccaattttattttctctaaaattttcttctctctaaactttcaagggcttctctcttctaatcttcagagtcgttacttcggctagtgcttttcttcaaggtaaacaaacaaatttttctcaaCTTTTTAACTTGCAAGTTTTGTTGTAagcatgtcttctgctgatgccggacctagtaaccgtgcgccggggggttccccgtcgcgtcttgatgaggaggagatactagacgccatcccgataaggtctgggggccctaggtctccttctcccgaagtcgatccaaaggctttggaggattgggaggatgatgatgatgtcgatgatgacggtgatgacgCTGAGAGGGCTCAtcttaatgaggggaggcagtacgtcatggatcacggcgaggcctgcATGACTGGTCTTGATcgtgcctggaccaataaattcgccagttgttccggtggaactcttttcgagggccatttctcccttggtgaggggtacaaaattgttatccctgaggagggtcaggcggtctgttgccctcccccgggtcatatcggcgtatatatcaggcacctggagtatgggctccggtttcctttgaatgaacacgtcacggccatcatcaaagctatgaacgtcgttgtggctcaactgcatccgttggccattaggacggtAGTTGGCTTCGTGtagctctgtctctttaagggggagatccctacagttaacttattccgccggcttcatcatcttcgggcgTCGACccccggtaaagtggggtggtacagcgtgcagatggagccgggctacgtttccgttgataagcttttctcctgcaaggactggaaacggcggtgggtgtacgtccaggtgccggaggactacccattgcctcggtctttccagagccttGTTCACTTGCGGTGCGAGAATCGGGGAGAATATGAGAAATATATCTCCCGgggtaagcttaagatggacgcttcgaagGTCTGTCTTAATGCGAATGAAAAGCGGGCGATGGAGCTGTTcgatgctgagaagggatggatgcccccgactcagattattcttcaggatgagctgctttgccgcgtcggcctcataccggctctcaaccagggtgagtagggtcggtgtgaggcccatctttgcctgttatgctcctgtttttagagctttgttttacttctcttatttaactcttgtctggtttcttgcagaccggtttggccaggatctgtctgagaggaccttgaagaggttagagcttgataaggacgggaaggtcgttcaGCGGCATCCTCAGGCTGACGCCCGTGATCGTagactggctcccaacgaactcatggacaagcagctgaaggcactggatccggcggtggctcaagcacgggttctcggaggcgtgccaaaGAGAAAACCAAAGGCGCGTCGTGTCGGCGACGGCGTCAATCCCAACTCCTCTTCAACCCCAACGGTCCGGAAGGAGCATGTTGAGGTCGTCGATATCACCAaggaggtggtgaccgttgcgaagggccctcctcctccaaagaagagaaaagagccaccgCCGGCTTCTACTGCTGTTCTGGGGGAAAAGAATGATTCACCGGTCCTTTATCTAAGAAGGTCCAGATCGGGTACGGGCCTAACTCgtggttcagacttagctggttcattatgcattcccgatgacagactctacgatgtgtcgatgaatgttgacatggatctTGTTGTGtgaatttttgtagatccgcgTCGTGGCCGCCGTTCTCACCgagcggcaattagagaagcgactgagaaggcgggtgatagaaatgtcaccgttgactcgtACTCGAGAAGGTTCCccctccgagcttgtggcggagggtacaagaatatacaagaggctggcgaagtggactcaactggccggctcccacattatggagcaagaaaaggccatggCCCAGGCTGGGCCACTGAtcgaacggcttaagcttgatctttccgctgcaaagggggaagccgggaaggctaagctggaccTCCTAATTACACGAAAGCgtgtggaggaagctgagaagctgctaTTGGCCGAGAGGGCCGAAGTTGAGGCTGCTGATGCCACCGCTGCCAAGCtgctggaggagcgggacaggtataagggcggttacgacgccgttgttgccaagagggaagaatggaaggatCTGTATCTGTCTCAGTCGGAGGCTCATAGGGGCACGAGGGCTATCCTTGCCCAaaaggagaaagatattgagatgcttcaaactgagctcatccctaacatgtgcgcccaattccgggaccaggccgaggaagcgaccagggaggcaatcaagaagttcgttcctgaaggctccttcccgtgggaagaatttgaccagcttctggatgagatggccgaagctgcggaaaaagcggctgcggagaaggcggaggcggcgaaggcggctcagatagctgaggccaaggcggcctacgatgcaaaggtgaaggaggccgaagaggaggctgagaggctaaaggcgcgtgagaatgacgagctttcctctgggccggccaccgaagatgatgCTTCTGCCGCCGATGGGGGGCAGCatcaagcatagggagacgggcggtcgtcaccagactcacccggcgtctcggatagcttcagctgttcgggggccaattattaagcctttcctccctgccatcttttggcgctttaaACGAttaagtctgtaaccttttgcttttccttGTGTTTTTGTaaaaaactttggtaggttgtgttcggcttatccctatggggacggccgtcgtctgtattctccttgtaaTCTTTTCTTTAATAAAGTTTGTCTTACTGGCccccggcttggccggggctttgatcaccaTTCTTCACTTGTctttttgcgttattaattgagcgcttttttctttttttacctcCGGCctagccgaggcagttagaatgcgtatctcaactgtgtttaacgtcttttaaacatgttggcatgttggtcgcttcctctttcactctcggtctagccgaggcgtcggatttgcgcttcccaaccgccgttgtgaacatgttagcggattttccacttgtcttcttgcgttattaattgagcgcttctttttcttttctgttttgaccttcggctttggccgaggcagttagaatgcgtctCAACTGTATCTAACGTCtttaacatgttggcatgttggtcgcttcctctttcactctcggtcttgccgaggcgtccgatttgcgattcccaaccgccgctgtgaacatgttagcgtatcgaccgttgtgtctgaaagaaaaagtagatctatatacactaacatactcatatatgtcttaattaatttgtcataaaattaaatatggattttatgcatgcaaacaaataaacaaaatagagaagaaatcatattcttacaatgggtatttcggtttatatgggcacaaaagagatctccttctcttttgttcttgagctctctaaatggaagaacaag contains:
- the LOC141585930 gene encoding uncharacterized protein LOC141585930, with product MAWKFEAHGYLFLWLVLSMHIVFCSTVVYGKSSHLPISDAEIRSKKDDCYVDIESGLWGRECKFSIIAKENCALKCLSPRCYEIIYESDPLEEGEKDLVRSQEYKFCLYKESMGESLERIRGSFE